The Deltaproteobacteria bacterium DNA window ACCAGGGGCGGCAGTTTTTCAAAGAAGATCTCCAGGTGCTCCAACTCCCTATTGACAGCGATCCTCAAGGCCTGAAAAGTACGGGTTGCTGGGTGTTTCGCTCCAGGGCGGCGGGACCACGGGATCACGGAAGTCACGAGATCCGCGAGTTCCCGGGAGGAGTCGATCCTTTTTTTTTTCGCCGCCTTGCCACGGCCCGTGCAACAGCCTTGGCCCGCTTTTCTTCGCCGTATTTCCTCAAAATAGATTCGAGGTCCTTCTCCGGAAGGTTGTTGAGTAGGTCCGACGCCCGCCTACCCTCTTCCGGGTCCATTCTCATGTCCAGGGGTTCGTCCCTGCTGAAACTGAAGCCTCTACCGGAATGGTCCAGTTGATAGGTGGACATACCAAGGTCGAGAAAGACACCGTTCACCGTCTCGATCCCCCTAGCGGCGAGGATATCGCCGAGTTCCGAAAAATTGGCCTTGATAATGTCGACCCTCTTTCCCAGGAAGGAGAGCCGCCCGGCCGTAATACGAATCGCCTCAGGATCCCTGTCCAGGCAGATGAGGCGCCCTCCCTCGCTCAGTTTACGCCCAATGGCCTCACTGTGGCCTCCGCTTCCGGCCGTCCCATCCACATAAACTCCTGCAGGATCCGTGAGCAGATGCTCCAGTGCCTCCCTGACCATGACCGGGCGATGGGGAAATTCCAAGACGTCTTCCTCTCCGTCCCTAGATACCGAGTCCCGACAAGGACTGACTGACTTCCGGAAAACTCCGTTGTGCCTCCTGGAATTCCTCTTCCCACTTCTCCAGGTCCCAAATCTCAAAAATCTTGAGCCCGCCGACCAGGATCACGTCCTTTTTCAGGCCCGCAATCTCCCTCAAGTCCTGTGGGATAGTGATCCGGCCGGCTTTGATTGGACATTCCTGTGCGCCCGAGATAAAATAGCGGAGGTAACGCGTCACCGATTGGTCCAGAAGGGACATTCCCGCAGCATGCTCCTCGATGGTCTGCCAGATGTCACGGGTAAAGGCCCAGAGGCAATTGTAGTGGTTGGTCACGACGAGGCAATCCTCGCTTTTCTGCTTGAGGACCTCCTTGAATCGCGCGGGGATCGCCAATCGTCCCTTCTCATCGAGTGTATGTCTGAAACGTCCCTTGAACATCATCTGTGACAC harbors:
- the mraZ gene encoding division/cell wall cluster transcriptional repressor MraZ; translated protein: MSQMMFKGRFRHTLDEKGRLAIPARFKEVLKQKSEDCLVVTNHYNCLWAFTRDIWQTIEEHAAGMSLLDQSVTRYLRYFISGAQECPIKAGRITIPQDLREIAGLKKDVILVGGLKIFEIWDLEKWEEEFQEAQRSFPEVSQSLSGLGI